A single genomic interval of Thermodesulfobacteriota bacterium harbors:
- a CDS encoding 4Fe-4S binding protein produces the protein MAIDPRDFYTPKVLDAQLTGMIKTREPNTYSARLRIPMGILTADALEDVAAVARAHGRGEVYLTARMGIEIPGVQTEDFPALREDLAARGVALAGCGPRMRSTTACKGTVCPHGNLDVFELAWRIDQAHNDAAVLPHKFKVGVAGCASSCSKPQTNDVGFVGVSEPELDPGACVNCGICAEACHLAALRMEQGLPAIDPDLCVSCGDCTKACPVQALAPRRTGLDLYAGGRWGREKQVGMRLGAFLSEDEAVGAVGRIKAWYVAEGRTKERLGQTMLRLGPRACQEAALEGVPRGKWVELTAEAEERFRGFR, from the coding sequence CTACACCCCAAAGGTTCTCGATGCGCAGCTCACGGGGATGATCAAGACCCGCGAGCCCAACACCTACTCCGCGCGGTTGCGCATTCCCATGGGGATCCTGACGGCCGACGCCCTGGAGGACGTGGCCGCGGTCGCCAGGGCCCACGGCCGGGGCGAGGTGTACTTGACGGCGCGGATGGGGATCGAGATCCCGGGAGTCCAGACCGAGGACTTCCCGGCCCTGCGGGAGGATCTGGCGGCCCGGGGGGTGGCGCTGGCCGGGTGCGGGCCCCGCATGCGGTCCACCACGGCCTGCAAGGGCACGGTGTGCCCCCATGGGAACCTGGACGTCTTCGAGCTCGCCTGGAGGATCGACCAGGCCCACAACGACGCCGCCGTGCTCCCCCACAAGTTCAAGGTGGGGGTGGCGGGGTGCGCGTCGTCGTGCTCCAAGCCCCAGACCAACGACGTGGGGTTCGTGGGGGTGAGCGAGCCCGAGCTCGACCCGGGGGCCTGCGTCAACTGCGGCATCTGCGCCGAGGCCTGCCACCTGGCGGCCCTGCGGATGGAGCAGGGGCTGCCCGCCATCGATCCTGACCTGTGCGTCTCCTGTGGCGACTGCACCAAGGCCTGCCCGGTGCAGGCGCTCGCGCCCCGGCGCACCGGGTTGGATCTCTATGCAGGCGGGCGGTGGGGCCGGGAGAAGCAGGTGGGCATGCGCCTGGGCGCCTTTCTCTCCGAGGACGAAGCGGTGGGCGCCGTGGGCCGGATCAAGGCCTGGTACGTGGCCGAAGGCCGCACGAAGGAGCGCCTGGGGCAGACCATGCTGCGCCTCGGACCCCGAGCCTGCCAGGAAGCGGCCCTGGAGGGAGTGCCCCGGGGAAAGTGGGTGGAGCTCACCGCGGAAGCCGAGGAGCGGTTTCGGGGGTTTCGGTGA